A window of the Ipomoea triloba cultivar NCNSP0323 chromosome 14, ASM357664v1 genome harbors these coding sequences:
- the LOC116004797 gene encoding NAC domain-containing protein 78-like, whose amino-acid sequence MARRSLHGYIFKPTDKELMQYLEGFVLGKPLKYTSDFIALEDLYGEKEPAEIFGSGDPMTRYYFTQLRRKCQGGSRFLRGVENRGTWKGQDAAHPIRVRDKVMGFRKSLKYEMKKSKSKGGLGDRPGEAWLMKEYSLSDDYLRDKNVVLKDVVLCRIRRRVVRSTSRSSESSTLNINENDTPLEIYNWPENDVVSLPPSETQTLDAAAAEAASGVDDANGGVIAMENDRLQLDEWDQLLRTPENESLPPSETSTLAAAEFSSGVDDAHGGVSTMGNDPLVDELDELLKKTPPHDIFEDWSDILTQEDIERINHPGPVPILRPN is encoded by the coding sequence ATGGCTCGTCGTTCTCTGCATGGTTACATATTCAAGCCAACCGACAAGGAGTTGATGCAATATTTGGAGGGTTTCGTCCTTGGAAAACCTCTCAAATACACCTCTGATTTCATCGCACTGGAAGATCTTTACGGAGAGAAAGAACCCGCTGAGATTTTCGGCTCCGGCGACCCTATGACTCGCTATTACTTCACCCAGTTGAGGAGAAAATGCCAAGGTGGCTCAAGATTCTTGCGTGGCGTCGAAAACCGCGGGACGTGGAAGGGCCAGGACGCAGCACATCCTATTAGAGTCCGCGACAAAGTTATGGGATTCAGGAAAAGTTTGAAGTACGAGATGAAAAAATCAAAAAGCAAGGGCGGGCTGGGCGACCGCCCAGGGGAGGCTTGGCTCATGAAAGAATATTCCCTGTCGGATGATTATCTCCGAGATAAAAACGTTGTACTCAAGGATGTTGTACTCTGCCGGATAAGGCGGAGAGTCGTTAGAAGCACATCAAGAAGCAGTGAATCGTCTACTCTGAATATTAATGAAAATGATACGCCGTTGGAGATTTACAATTGGCCGGAAAATGATGTTGTATCTCTGCCACCCTCGGAAACTCAAACTTTGGACGCCGCCGCCGCAGAGGCAGCCAGTGGAGTTGATGATGCAAATGGAGGAGTGATCGCTATGGAAAATGATAGATTACAGCTGGATGAATGGGATCAACTGTTGAGGACGCCGGAAAATGAATCTCTGCCACCTTCTGAAACTTCAACTTTGGCTGCCGCAGAGTTTTCCAGTGGAGTTGATGATGCGCATGGAGGAGTGAGCACTATGGGCAATGATCCATTAGTTGATGAATTGGATGAATTATTGAAGAAAACACCACCACATGATATTTTTGAGGATTGGTCCGACATCCTGACCCAAGAAGATATTGAAAGGATAAATCACCCTGGGCCAGTACCTATTTTAAGGcctaactaa